Proteins co-encoded in one Montipora capricornis isolate CH-2021 chromosome 12, ASM3666992v2, whole genome shotgun sequence genomic window:
- the LOC138026419 gene encoding potassium channel subfamily K member 6-like — translation MERGTIRLIALVIVYIFYLSVGAAIFSSIEGPYEQRILSDLRKKRDEFILKHPCVTEEELESFVRHVVAAQNMGIQPLGNVSDKKSWGFGSSFFFAGTVVTTIGYGNIAPLSDGGKVFCMVFAVFGIPMTAIMLTAIVERLLQVTDYLEKFMCSTCTVRGIPPSYLRCLHLSIIMCGAVILVIIIPAIFFKFLEDWSYFEALYFCFISLTTIGLGDFVPGDDPKWRKSDYRPLYKVCCVFFFITGLTFLLLILELCAKVPDDHPGMLFSCHKPFIQEEESEPTSTQIKLRPRYSISSRESSSSSPENPKLSRNTYKKISSCDNGDNSR, via the exons ATGGAACGAGGAACAATTCGTCTGATAGCTCTGGTGATTGTTTATATATTCTACCTTTCCGTGGGCGCTGCCATTTTCTCGTCGATCGAAGGACCTTACGAGCAGAGAATATTGTCAGATCTTCGAAAAAAGCGGGACGAGTTTATACTAAAACACCCTTGTGTCACCGAAGAGGAACTTGAGAGTTTTGTCAGACACGTTGTGGCAGCTCAAAATATGGGAATTCAGCCACTCGGTAATGTTAGCGACAAAAAAAGTTGGGGATTTGGCAGTTCGTTCTTCTTCGCAGGAACCGTGGTGACTACAATAG GTTATGGTAACATCGCGCCATTATCTGATGGTGGAAAGGTGTTTTGCATGGtatttgcagtttttggtatacCTATGACAGCTATAATGCTTACAGCAATAGTGGAACGACTACTGCAGGTCACAGATTACTTGGAAAAGTTCATGTGTAGTACCTGCACTGTGCGAGGGATCCCTCCCAGTTATCTGCGATGCTTACACCTGTCAATTATTATGTGTGGAGCTGTTATTCTTGTCATTATAATTCCAGCAATTTTCTTCAAGTTCCTCGAAGACTGGAGCTATTTTGAAGCTCTTTATTTTTGCTTCATTTCATTGACAACAATAGGACTTGGTGACTTTGTACCTGGTGATGATCCTAAATGGCGCAAGAGTGACTATCGTCCACTTTATAAGGTTTGTTGCGTGTTCTTCTTTATCACAGGACTCACTTTCTTGCTTCTTATTCTGGAGCTCTGTGCAAAGGTCCCGGATGACCATCCTGGTATGCTATTCTCGTGTCACAAACCATTCATTCAAGAGGAAGAGTCAGAACCGACTTCAACGCAAATAAAATTGCGTCCGAGATATTCGATATCGAGTCGAGAAAGCAGCTCATCATCTCCTGAAAATccgaaactttccagaaataCGTATAAAAAAATATCATCCTGTGACAATGGTGACAATAGTAGATGA